A single Mangifera indica cultivar Alphonso chromosome 20, CATAS_Mindica_2.1, whole genome shotgun sequence DNA region contains:
- the LOC123204460 gene encoding zinc-finger homeodomain protein 10-like: MEKDQHNYRECLRNHAASLGSYATDGCGEFTLDDSSPTSLNCAACGCHRNFHRKLSYTRSDAVNASMEIMEYTEGGARRPQMVVGSPETAERSVKKRFRTKFSPEQKEKMLEFAEKLGWKLQRKDEEDEVEKFCRGVGVSRQVFKVWMHNHKNASSSSSASTGNASSLTTDR, translated from the coding sequence ATGGAGAAAGATCAGCACAATTACAGAGAGTGTTTAAGGAACCATGCAGCGAGTCTCGGCAGCTACGCCACGGACGGCTGCGGCGAGTTCACGCTGGACGACTCATCTCCCACTTCTCTAAACTGCGCTGCATGTGGATGCCACCGCAACTTCCACCGCAAGCTCAGCTACACCCGCAGCGACGCCGTCAACGCCTCAATGGAGATAATGGAGTACACTGAAGGCGGGGCCCGGAGGCCACAGATGGTGGTGGGGTCGCCGGAGACGGCCGAGAGGAGTGTGAAAAAGAGGTTCAGGACCAAGTTTAGCCCGGAACAGAAGGAGAAAATGCTGGAGTTTGCGGAAAAGTTGGGGTGGAAATTGcaaagaaaagatgaagaagatgaagttgagAAATTTTGCAGAGGAGTTGGAGTGAGCAGACAGGTCTTTAAAGTGTGGATGCATAATCATAAGAacgcttcttcttcttcttcagcttcAACTGGAAATGCTTCTTCCCTTACTACGGATCGGTAG